A genomic stretch from Fusarium musae strain F31 chromosome 9, whole genome shotgun sequence includes:
- a CDS encoding hypothetical protein (EggNog:ENOG41): MQIKTLLVTPLVAAGVVSAAPKADTTPKSTFFNGLALRSASPIHFSYIQANKESFELKLKKQEASCDDGKQHNEVTFHLSGDELWLYSVGNPGQQAYVDFSGMGQGKFGYTTGAQPMPRNGQRNGWKIDKDGILTNGGAGFVACPNGDDLEKTSWSVWVYNSIDNPGGNKNCLPFSVKAAKVKKPVGCLYSQVQPNE; the protein is encoded by the coding sequence ATGCAGATCAAGACTCTTCTCGTCACTCCCCTCGTCGCCGCTGGCGTCGTCTCAGCTGCCCCCAAGGCCGACACCACTCCCAAGTCCACTTTCTTCAACGGTCTCGCCCTCCGCTCCGCCAGCCCCATCCACTTCAGCTACATCCAGGCCAACAAGGAGTCCTTCgagctgaagctcaagaagcaggaggCCAGCTGCGACGACGGCAAGCAACACAACGAAGTCACCTTCCATCTCTCCGGCGACGAGCTCTGGCTCTACTCCGTCGGCAACCCTGGCCAGCAGGCCTACGTCGACTTCTCCGGCATGGGCCAGGGCAAGTTCGGCTACACAACTGGTGCTCAGCCCATGCCCAGGAACGGCCAGCGCAACGGCTGGAAGATCGACAAGGACGGAATCCTCACCAACGGCGGCGCTGGCTTCGTTGCCTGCCCCAACGGCGACGACCTCGAGAAGACCTCTTGGTCTGTCTGGGTCTACAACAGCATCGACAACCCCGGCGGTAACAAGAACTGCCTCCCCTTCTCCGTCAAGGCCGCCAAGGTTAAGAAGCCTGTTGGCTGCCTGTACTCCCAGGTCCAGCCCAACGAGTAA
- a CDS encoding hypothetical protein (EggNog:ENOG41), whose product MPLVVPGINSTSGDKAEEWQNKLVGKKLSDEETSTETVFAKRDLPQETRIIEPGMMVTKDFKEDRLNVHLKDDGTVSHVVKG is encoded by the exons ATGCCTCTTGTCGTTCCTGGTATCAACTCAACATCCGGCGACAAGGCCGAGGAGTGGCAGAACAAGCTTGTCGGCAAGAAGCTCTCCGATGAAGAGACATCGACCGAGACT GTCTTTGCCAAGCGAGACCTCCCCCAGGAGACACGCATCATCGAGCCCGGAATGATGGTCACAAAGGACTTCAAGGAGGATAGACTCAACGTGCACCTCAAGGATGACGGAACTGTTTCACATGTCGTCAAGGGCTGA
- a CDS encoding hypothetical protein (EggNog:ENOG41~BUSCO:EOG09264RQY), translating into MFKKEIQGSPKQKLKSSVQRSLRQGLLDTYPLLNPYIDEILPKKASLSSMKLTDRNTLYVLDSTPLFYQQDLTGILVPHLRLVHRFPQAFPSIRIDRGAIRFVLSGATLMAPGLTSPGGRLPADGAPEGLQEGKEMDQKMDEEGRWSRELVKGEPVVVIAEGKEEACAVGTLVVGTKEVKAKGKGPVIEDAHYLGDGLWNLSTE; encoded by the exons ATGTTCAAGAAAGA AATCCAGGGCTCACCGAAGCAAAAGCTCAAATCATCTGTCCAGCGCTCCCTTCGCCAGGGCCTTCTCGACACATATCCTCTACTCAACCCCTACATCGACGAGATTCTGCCCAAGAAGGCGTCGCTCTCAAGCATGAAGCTGACGGACCGCAACACTCTCTACGTTCTCGACTCAACACCTCTCTTCTACCAACAGGATCTCACTGGCATCCTCGTTCCTCACCTCCGTCTCGTACACCGCTTCCCTCAAGCGTTCCCCAGCATTCGCATAGACCGCGGTGCCATTCGCTTCGTCCTCTCGGGCGCTACCCTCATGGCCCCCGGCTTGACTTCCCCAGGAGGCAGACTACCTGCTGATGGTGCCCCCGAGGGTCTACAAGAGGGCAAGGAGATGGATCAGAAGATGGATGAGGAGGGTCGATGGAGCAGAGAGCTTGTCAAGGGTGAGCCCGTGGTTGTCATAGCTGAGGGCAAGGAGGAGGCTTGCGCAGTGGGAACACTCGTCGTGGGAACcaaggaggtcaaggccaagggcaagggaCCCGTGATTGAGGACGCGCATTACTTGGGCGATGGACTGTGGAACTTGAGCACCGAGTAA
- a CDS encoding hypothetical protein (EggNog:ENOG41), which produces MRFSTAILFAGNALAAVQQECLANHHEDLAAFADCANKGALSYCLANLKETDEAALKNCYTSAGCSSDAAAKEAHYTFERCSEIAKAGELKKRYEAAPMPAIIPRVEAAAAITDGPKATGELKKRAADTSRGTDCYTTFKKSTEQCDLETVSDKTKTATCYSTEISTSSCRDEVLCTTDASSDDICMNKKEMDTAGIIIAIVFAASAALMLGYLTFMCCRDRKEQKRLVAKSEAVALARAATKKQRAAQRQPLIRNASGQSAPGAGNPFQDRI; this is translated from the coding sequence ATGCGCTTCTCAACCGCCATCCTCTTCGCTGGCAACGCCCTTGCCGCTGTCCAGCAAGAGTGTCTCGCCAACCACCACGAGGACCTCGCTGCCTTTGCTGACTGTGCCAACAAGGGCGCTCTCTCGTACTGCCTCGCCAACCTCAAGGAGACCGACGAGGCCGCCCTCAAGAACTGCTACACCTCTGCCGGCTGCTCCTCCGACGCCGCCGCCAAGGAGGCTCACTACACCTTCGAGCGATGCTCCGAGATCGCCAAAGCCggcgagctcaagaagcgctACGAAGCCGCTCCCATGCCCGCCATCATCCCCCGCGTCGAAGCCGCCGCTGCCATTACCGACGGCCCCAAGGCCACTggtgagctcaagaagcgtgCCGCCGATACCTCGAGAGGAACCGACTGCTACACCACCTTCAAGAAGAGCACCGAGCAGTGCGATCTCGAGACCGTCTCGGATAAGACCAAGACCGCCACTTGCTACAGCACTGAGATCAGCACCAGCTCGTGCCGCGACGAGGTCCTCTGCACAACCGATGCTTCCTCCGATGATATCTGCATgaacaagaaggagatggacaCCGCtggtatcatcatcgccatcgtcttCGCTGCTTCAGCCGCTCTTATGCTCGGCTACCTCACCTTCATGTGCTGCCGCGACCGCAAGGAGCAGAAGCGTCTCGTCGCCAAGTCTGAGGCCGTCGCCCTGGCCCGTGCTGCCACAAAGAAGCAGCGCGCCGCTCAGCGCCAGCCACTCATCCGCAACGCCTCGGGCCAATCCGCCCCCGGCGCCGGCAACCCCTTCCAGGACCGAATCTAG